ATAAGTACACTTGATTTACGCTGACTATAATAATCGTTTCTCAAACGAATGCAATGACATTTATTAGAACGGTTAATCAATAATAACTAACCGTCTAACGAATGAACAATTATACCAATTCCAATAAGTTTCTTCTCACTCAGCGAGAGTTAAAAGGTTTAGAGGCAAGGCATTGATTGAAGAGAATGGTTATTCCCTTGTCAAAATCAATAACGCGGCATATAGACCTTTTAGACTCGCCCTTTGGGAGCTTTCCAGTGATATGATAACCGCACAGAATTTCTTTCATATAGAATGATAGGTAAAAAATTCTATTTGTTCTCAAACCACTGGCAAGCTCTGAGTGGGAACTAACTTAATGGACTTGGTATTATTCATTCTCTTGTTCTAATTGCTTACTAAAACGTTTAATAAAGTGAACACCATCAATCATTAAAGGAAAATCCTTATTTACGGTGATCGGGGCATTTAATTTACTTGAATAACTATGAAAATTACCATTTCTATCAATAAAAACGGATTTATCTTTATTAAATACCATTAAACCTGCAGCAGAAGTATTTGCAATAACACGATCTTTATTTAACGTAATAAGATCTGAACCATTACCGTATTCTTTATCTACAGTATCGCAGCCAAGCCAGTTTTTCATGAGTGTAGATTGTAAATCCATGTGGCTTGTTAATTTAGTAACGACATTCTTATTCGCTTGTCTTTGTGATTTTTTGTGCGGTGTTATCAGTAAAGCAGGTTTAGTAATTAACTGGGTATCTTCAATTTGATTTCCAATTGAGCTAATCCAAATAATATCTTTTTGCTGTTTCTGTTGTTGTGCTAATAATAAAGCATCAACAAAAAGCTCAAATTGATAATTGCTGATACTGCTTTCAACATCATTACTGACTGCACTTTTAAAGTAAATTATATGTAGCCCTAACTTTTTGCTATTAAGTTTATCAGCGAAAATTAGGCTCGATATATCGTTAAGGTGACTCTTTTCGTCAAACAAAGAAACAAACCAAGGTGCGTTATGTTGGTCAGTTATTGAGTTTGCGTCAGATTTATCTATTAACGTAAAACTACTGGCTAAACTTTGCTTTTCAATGGCTTGAAATAGTAATGGTTTAGTTAATTGTTTTAAAATATCGTCTTGATAAATATTTGGTAAAGAATAGAACAATTTAAACCAGGCTTCATCATTTAAGGCCGAGTCTACATGGTTATTAAATTGGTAACTATTGCCACTTGATCTATTGCTAAAACGTTGTAGTTGCTCGTTGTTTAACTGTGCATCAGTAAGTACTATAAATACTGACTGCTCTGCGTTAGATGTTTCACATTGCCCCGAAGTTAAACTCGGGTAAGGCGGAATAGCACTGCTAAACGATAGTGGGCTTGTTTTACGTTCTATATAATCATCAACATCAAATAAACCGTACTTGGTGAGTAAAGTTTGGGCTGTTGCCGGGTAAGATAGAGGTAATACAGTATCTTGGCGTAATATATCGTAGTCTAAATTAGCATCCGCCCAAATATGAGTTAAATGACTAAAGAAGAATGATGCAACTAAGCCAAAGATAACAAATCGAGCAAAAATCGTTTTTTGTAATCTTTTTAGGTGCTTCCATGCATAATTACTGATTGTGAATTCAAAAGCTAAAATCAAAATAGCTAAAAAACCACTAACTGTATAAAAAATGACATTTTTCTGTGCTATTTCTTGAATCAAACTAAAAATTTGAGCACTGGAGGATGCATTTAAGTGATAACCCAAACGGCTATAAATAAAGCCATCGAGTAATAATAATAATAATCCTAAAGTAAAAATTATTGATGCACTGGTCCTAATGACTTTCGTATTGGGCCAAATAATGATCAATGGAAACAAAATTAACACAAAGCTAATAAAGGTTAGAAAAGCAATATGACTAACCCAAGTAGTAACAAGATACACCTGACCTAAAAATGTAGTCGGTGCAGTTTCACTGAAAAGGTAATAAGAGGAGAGGGCTATTGCTGCAAAAATATTAAAAAATGTGAACCAATGGCTCCAACTTATTAAATGTAACAGCTTTCTACTATAGGTTTTGGTATCAAAAGTGACCATTGAACTTTATTCTTCTTATCTGATGAAATTATAAAATGAATTATT
The sequence above is a segment of the Colwellia sp. 20A7 genome. Coding sequences within it:
- a CDS encoding DUF3413 domain-containing protein, with the protein product MVTFDTKTYSRKLLHLISWSHWFTFFNIFAAIALSSYYLFSETAPTTFLGQVYLVTTWVSHIAFLTFISFVLILFPLIIIWPNTKVIRTSASIIFTLGLLLLLLDGFIYSRLGYHLNASSSAQIFSLIQEIAQKNVIFYTVSGFLAILILAFEFTISNYAWKHLKRLQKTIFARFVIFGLVASFFFSHLTHIWADANLDYDILRQDTVLPLSYPATAQTLLTKYGLFDVDDYIERKTSPLSFSSAIPPYPSLTSGQCETSNAEQSVFIVLTDAQLNNEQLQRFSNRSSGNSYQFNNHVDSALNDEAWFKLFYSLPNIYQDDILKQLTKPLLFQAIEKQSLASSFTLIDKSDANSITDQHNAPWFVSLFDEKSHLNDISSLIFADKLNSKKLGLHIIYFKSAVSNDVESSISNYQFELFVDALLLAQQQKQQKDIIWISSIGNQIEDTQLITKPALLITPHKKSQRQANKNVVTKLTSHMDLQSTLMKNWLGCDTVDKEYGNGSDLITLNKDRVIANTSAAGLMVFNKDKSVFIDRNGNFHSYSSKLNAPITVNKDFPLMIDGVHFIKRFSKQLEQENE